From the Aspergillus puulaauensis MK2 DNA, chromosome 1, nearly complete sequence genome, the window TCATAGCGGTGGATATCTAGTTTAGTTTAATATCATGATCTCAGCTACCTATACAGTCACGGCTTATTTCACCTGCATTGTACGTAGTGGTTTGCACGGTATGTACCTGTTTGAAGTTTGCCCTAACTCATCCACTACATTGATATCAGCACTTCTAGAGGGATATGAATACAGGTTTTCTAGATCCGCCATACCAGATACACTTTGGAGTTATTTCACGTCATCCGATTCTTTGTCGGGCTTTAGGCTGAATTCCCTGCAAGTCCCAAGactccaacttcaacccccGCAGGAAACAAATTCCTCCACCAAATAGATCTCTCCAAAACCGCTCCTGTTTCTCCGAGATCCTCATACCATTGGATGTCATTCCGACGATTATGGAAGTACTCTCATGTTGTCCTCCGTCGGGGTGTGACGACTGACGCAGCAGATGCTGAGCTGTTTCCCCATGGTCAATGTAGGTATTTATTCCACCCCGCGAGAAAAACCCTCTGATCTAACAGCCATCGCAGAAACAATTCCAGAGACAACTCCAGAAACAACTCCAGGTACTTGAAATAAAAGAACACAATCAACAATGCTAtacgccgaagaagacaaacTCATCTTCCGCTTCGACGACCACCTCCTCTGGGTTGAGCCCTGGAGCAACAATGCCTTCCGCATCAGAGCGACAAAGCTCGCAGCCATGCCCACAGAGGACTGGGCTCTATCCAAGCCGGACTCTCAAACCCAAGAACCAAAGCCAACAATCTCCCTCCCCGCAACCAAAGACTCAGAAGCAAGCATCACAAACGGCAAAATCCGCGCAGTGGTGACCAAACGCGGCAAACTGACCATCTACAACTCCCAGACCAACAAGAAGCTCCTGGAAGAGTACGCCCGGCACAGACGCGACCCAACAGACCCCAAATGCAGCGCGCTGGAAATCGAAGCGCGCGAGCTCCGCCCAATCCCGGCTACTAGCGACTTCCACCTCACGATGCGGCTTGAGTCGCTCGACGCGCGCGAGAAGATCTTCGGCATGGGCCAGTACCAGCAGCCCGGGCTGAATCTCAAGGGCGGGGACATTGAGCTCGCGCACCGCAACTCGCAGGCGAGTGTGCCGTTTGCGCTGTCGTCGCTGGGGTATGGGCTGTTGTGGAATAACCCGGGGATAGGGCGGGCTGTGCTGGGGACGAATACGATGAGTTTTGAGGCGTACTCGACCAAGGCGTTGGATTATtgggttgttgctggggaTCGGCcggcggagattgaggaggcgTATGCCAGAGTCACTGGGTATGTGCCTATGATGCCGGAGTATGGGCTTGGGTTCTGGCAGTGTAAGCTGCGGTATTGGAATCAGGAGCAGTTGCTGGATGTGGCGAGGGAGTATAAACGCAGGAATGTCCCGCTGGATGTTATTGTTTGCGACTTCTTTCACTGGAAGCATCAGGGGGATTGGAAGTTTGATCCTGAGTTCTGGCCTGACCCAGGTACGTACTGGTGGTAAGGGGAGAGCAGCAATTGCTAACGTGTTCCGGCAGATGCAATGGTCAGAGAGCTCAAAGAAATGAACGTCGAACTCATGGTCTCCATCTGGCCAACCGTCGAAACCGCCTCAGAGAACTACCCCGAGCTCCTCGAACAAGGCCTCCTGATCCGCCACGACCGCGGCCTCCGCATCGCCATGCAATGCGACGGCGACATCACCCACTTCGACGCAACAAACCCCTCCGCACGCAAGTTCATCTGGGAAACCGCAAAACGGAACTACTACGACAAGGGCATCAAGATCTTCTGGCTCGACGAAGCCGAGCCCGAGTACTCCATCTACGACTTCGACATCTACCGCTACCACGCCGGCAGCAACGTGCAGATCGGGAACACGTTCCCCAAGGAGTACGCGCGGGCGTTCTACGAGGGCATGCAAGGGGCCGGGCAGTCGGATATCGTCAATCTGCTGCGGTGCGCGTGGGCGGGGAGCCAGAAATACGGCGCCCTCGTTTGGAGCGGCGACATTGCCTCGTCGTGGTCGTCGTTCCGGAACCAGCTCTCGGCGGGCTTGAATATGGGCATTGCGGGGATCCCCTGGTGGACGACGGATATTGGGGGCTTTCATGGTGGGAACCCGGACGACCCTGCCTTCCGGGAGTTGTTTACGCGCTGGTTCCAATGGGGCACGTTTTGTCCTGTGATGAGGCTGCATGGGGACAGGGAGCCCAAGCCCGAGGGCCAGCCGACGGCGCCGGGCGCGAGTAACGAGATTTGGTCGTATGGGGAGGAGGTGTATGAAATCTGCAAGCGGTATATTTCCATCCGGGAGACGCTGAGGGGGTACACGAGGGGACTGATGAGGGAGGCGCATGAGAAGGGGACGCCGGTGATTAGGACGCTGTTCTATGAGTTTCCTGGGGATGAGAAGGCTTGGGAAGTTGACTCGGAGTATCTCTACGGATCGCGGTACCTCGTCGCACCGATCTTGGAGGCAGGACAGCGGAAGATCTCCGTTTATTTGCCTCGCGGTGCATCATGGAGACTCTGGGGTGGGGAGGGCGATGGCGAACAGAGCAGTGGGGAGACCCACGAGGGAGGACAGGATATCGAAGTCGACTGTCCCATTAAGTCGATGCCTGTTTTCGTGCGAGTAtaggccatggccatcacATCATGATCGACGATGGATCAACGACATCAGTGCGTTCCAGGGGGATGATCCGGAATTCCGCATGAATCCCCGTCTCGTGCTCTGGCTCGGATATGGAGCGTAGATACGTATCTCACAGCAATAATGAATACAACCGTCTTAGCCTGAGTATCTCGCTCCAGCGGTAAACAGCGGTCCTCTATTCGTAGAAACCGTGAAATAAAGTTTCAACTTCCAAGGATCTTGCATGGTCCTCGTCACGCCCAcctgggcaggaagaagcaatATACCGATCTATATCATATTGCACCTGCATATTGCATCCATAGGGACTCCacctccttcttcccaaaAGAACAGGGAGCTCGAGGGATTCAGGCTTCGATCTCGATGGAACTCAATCGGCTGATCTGTCAATAGTTCTGTCGCGTAGCAGGAGGATTCCCTAGGTGCAGCTTTGGTTCCGTAGCTGCTGGAGCGCGTGGGTTCTGCATCAAGACCTGCACCTCCGTctcgatgaggatgctggagaCCTGAAAATGGCTGAGTCGAACACGACTGCTCAGTAATTCGCCAGTATAGCCTAATACTCTGTACTGAAGTAATAGTTCTTTGTCGTCGATGCTCGGTCTCACCGTCTGAGATCGTgcatcaaccaccaccaaaatatatattcgaCGATCACTGTCAACATGCATGCCCAGTAGAACATGGTCTCATCTGTCACCATTCATGACCAAAATCGTACACCGAGTCCAATTAGGACAGTCTAAGTATCGAATACTATGTAGTAAAGTGGAAGCTGGATGCCCTGCCCGTCGATGGGTCCCATACACTATACGTGGTTCCTAAGCGCCAACATACAATATCAACAATCGGTACATCCTCGCGGTTACATCATACTAGTTTAGTTTCTCTACAATTATGCATTATAGTCAATGGCTGAACCAAGCCACCAGGGACGAGATCCCCATCAACAATACGACCGTGATATGCAATAGCCCGCACGCCGTCCATCCTTGGAACAGACAAAAGTACAACAGCAGATCAAAGCAAAGCAAagcaaagcaaagaaaaaCCAAAGTAGAAAAAGCACGATATACATGCATACATACATATTCATACACACAGTAACCCCAGCCTAACCCCGTTTCATTGCCCCGTCTCGCCGCAGCCTCAAAGTCAGGGTAAACGCAATGACAAAGCAAAACCATGGGATAAGCCAGGTCAGGCCCATTCCATGATTCAAGCCAGagcgaaaaaaaaacaaaaaaaaccGTTTCTTGAATAGTTCTTGAATAGGAAGCAAGGGCGAGTCCAGGATAGACCGTCGACCGTAGCAAACAAAGTCGATGGATCCAAGTTCCGGGGGATGCTGAATCCATGGATCGATCGGGCTGAGCGGTTGGGAACCACATCTACGCCCTCTTGTTAGTACCATTGTAGCTTGGGGGTCTATCGACGTGATGTCGATGATCACCGTGGGAGTTCCAAGTTCCAGCAAAGCACACTGGGTGGAACTGGAACGAGCGGATGAAGAACCCGGAGAAATGGAGAGCCTGTCTTGTCTACCACCACCCCACGTAGACTCCTCCATAGACTCCTCCGTGCTGTACTTTCTTAATCTTTGGGTTCGAACCCCAGTGCCTTGCGTGAGTAGGGACGTGCGTACGCCCTCGCCTCATCTCATCTCTTGGTAGTCAGCACCCAGCGCCAATTGGGCcgttttttcttttttttttgcgggGATGCTGCGATTTGTGAATTGTGATAGCAGTAGTCGCCCTGAGCTTTGGCCTCTTCGATTGCGCCGATGGTATTATTGTTCGTTCAGACCGAGGTTTGCTCTGTTCTGTTTTCCAGTTCTCTCATCACATGAGATCGTGATTGTGATCGAGCTCGCAGTATTCCATAGACGTAGACGGTACTCGAATATGTAGTATCTGGGAGACCGTACTAGGTAACTCGCCCTGCGAACCCACTAACCAGGCGCATGGGACAGACTGGGCTAATGAattcgacttcttcatctgacTTTCCAGatcagatccagatccatgGACAGCGCATGGTGCGGCACGTTGTTGACAACGGAACGGGTGATGCTAAGAACTGACTCAAGAAACAGACAAAGAAACTCAATCGGGGGCTGCTCGCTGCTCTTGCGGTTTCTGAGCTTTGATTCTATATTAGGATTTAGGAGCAAGGCAGGGACTGATTTCTTTGTTCAACAATATCCCATCACAGAAACTTGTGGCGCTGAAGCTGAGCTGGGGCTGTGTTTACTCTTGAGTAATGAATGATCCCACCGACTTGATTTGTCAATTTGCAGTCTCTGGCCTTGTCAGTTGTTCTCGCAGGGCGGTTTCGCCAGTGGAGGATTGTGGCTGGGGTGGGTGAAGATTTCCAATTACATACTTCGATAGCTTGACTGCTGATCCACCTGCAACTCGTTGATACAAGGGACTTGGAAGTGAAGTAGTAACTTGAGTAGCACAAGGCCGGGCAGTCCTACACGGGAACCTCTCGAATCCCTACCATGACAGAATCGGGGtccattgctgctgcttagCCGACTGCCAGCATAAGAATGTGTAGGGTCGAACAGACTCACAGAGCCATGTAATGTTT encodes:
- a CDS encoding putative glycosyl hydrolase (CAZy:GH31;~COG:G,M,O;~EggNog:ENOG410PKMC;~InterPro:IPR017853,IPR011013,IPR000322,IPR013780;~PFAM:PF01055;~go_function: GO:0003824 - catalytic activity [Evidence IEA];~go_function: GO:0004553 - hydrolase activity, hydrolyzing O-glycosyl compounds [Evidence IEA];~go_function: GO:0030246 - carbohydrate binding [Evidence IEA];~go_process: GO:0005975 - carbohydrate metabolic process [Evidence IEA]), yielding MLYAEEDKLIFRFDDHLLWVEPWSNNAFRIRATKLAAMPTEDWALSKPDSQTQEPKPTISLPATKDSEASITNGKIRAVVTKRGKLTIYNSQTNKKLLEEYARHRRDPTDPKCSALEIEARELRPIPATSDFHLTMRLESLDAREKIFGMGQYQQPGLNLKGGDIELAHRNSQASVPFALSSLGYGLLWNNPGIGRAVLGTNTMSFEAYSTKALDYWVVAGDRPAEIEEAYARVTGYVPMMPEYGLGFWQCKLRYWNQEQLLDVAREYKRRNVPLDVIVCDFFHWKHQGDWKFDPEFWPDPDAMVRELKEMNVELMVSIWPTVETASENYPELLEQGLLIRHDRGLRIAMQCDGDITHFDATNPSARKFIWETAKRNYYDKGIKIFWLDEAEPEYSIYDFDIYRYHAGSNVQIGNTFPKEYARAFYEGMQGAGQSDIVNLLRCAWAGSQKYGALVWSGDIASSWSSFRNQLSAGLNMGIAGIPWWTTDIGGFHGGNPDDPAFRELFTRWFQWGTFCPVMRLHGDREPKPEGQPTAPGASNEIWSYGEEVYEICKRYISIRETLRGYTRGLMREAHEKGTPVIRTLFYEFPGDEKAWEVDSEYLYGSRYLVAPILEAGQRKISVYLPRGASWRLWGGEGDGEQSSGETHEGGQDIEVDCPIKSMPVFVRV